In Oncorhynchus masou masou isolate Uvic2021 chromosome 10, UVic_Omas_1.1, whole genome shotgun sequence, a single genomic region encodes these proteins:
- the LOC135547003 gene encoding CMRF35-like molecule 3 isoform X1 yields MTTKIWINLIILSLLKAVSSLSGPSEVKSVVGETVHVSCQYHQFNRDKVKFWCRGYHWYFCTVIIRSDQPKHLTSDVQILDDKNLGLFTVSMKGATAEDSGWYWCAIERASRTLAFRLQLTVSEWLVSRLKTETTKQFNETSTSPTTLTTPLSTPCMTQTTGLISATSNSTSVTVSLDQDDPVWKVWRVLRWMLFLFLCLFLVLFSTRCHR; encoded by the exons ATGACCACCAAGATTTGGATCAATCTCATCATCTTATCTTTACTAAAAG cagtctcatccctctccggACCCTCAGAGGTGAAGAGTGTAGTTGGTGAAACAGTCCACGTCTCCTGCCAGTATCACCAGTTCAACAGGGACAAGGTCAAATTCTGGTGCAGGGGTTATCACTGGTATTTCTGCACAGTTATCATTCGATCTGATCAACCTAAACATCTGACCAGTGATGTTCAGATATTGGATGATAAAAACCTTGGGTTATTCACAGTCAGTATGAAAGGAGCAACAGCAGAGGACAGTGGCTGGTACTGGTGTGCAATTGAAAGAGCCAGCAGAACGTTGGCGTTTCGTCTTCAGCTGACTGTCTCCGAGT GGCTTGTATCTCGGCTCAAAACAGAAACCACAAAACAGTTCAACGAGACCTCAACTTCCCCAACAACGTTGACAACACCACTGTCCACACCTTGTATGACTCAAACAACAGGTCTCATATCTGCTACAAGCAATTCAACAAG TGTGACAGTGTCCTTGGATCAAGATGATCCGGTGTGGAAAGTATGGAGAGTACTGCGCTGGATGCTCTTCCTTTTCCTGTGTCTGTTCCTTGTTCTCTTCAGTACACGATGCCATCGTTGA
- the LOC135547003 gene encoding CMRF35-like molecule 3 isoform X2, producing MTTKIWINLIILSLLKVSSLSGPSEVKSVVGETVHVSCQYHQFNRDKVKFWCRGYHWYFCTVIIRSDQPKHLTSDVQILDDKNLGLFTVSMKGATAEDSGWYWCAIERASRTLAFRLQLTVSEWLVSRLKTETTKQFNETSTSPTTLTTPLSTPCMTQTTGLISATSNSTSVTVSLDQDDPVWKVWRVLRWMLFLFLCLFLVLFSTRCHR from the exons ATGACCACCAAGATTTGGATCAATCTCATCATCTTATCTTTACTAAAAG tctcatccctctccggACCCTCAGAGGTGAAGAGTGTAGTTGGTGAAACAGTCCACGTCTCCTGCCAGTATCACCAGTTCAACAGGGACAAGGTCAAATTCTGGTGCAGGGGTTATCACTGGTATTTCTGCACAGTTATCATTCGATCTGATCAACCTAAACATCTGACCAGTGATGTTCAGATATTGGATGATAAAAACCTTGGGTTATTCACAGTCAGTATGAAAGGAGCAACAGCAGAGGACAGTGGCTGGTACTGGTGTGCAATTGAAAGAGCCAGCAGAACGTTGGCGTTTCGTCTTCAGCTGACTGTCTCCGAGT GGCTTGTATCTCGGCTCAAAACAGAAACCACAAAACAGTTCAACGAGACCTCAACTTCCCCAACAACGTTGACAACACCACTGTCCACACCTTGTATGACTCAAACAACAGGTCTCATATCTGCTACAAGCAATTCAACAAG TGTGACAGTGTCCTTGGATCAAGATGATCCGGTGTGGAAAGTATGGAGAGTACTGCGCTGGATGCTCTTCCTTTTCCTGTGTCTGTTCCTTGTTCTCTTCAGTACACGATGCCATCGTTGA